One stretch of bacterium DNA includes these proteins:
- a CDS encoding OsmC family protein, translated as MAVRSSSAEWKGTLKEGEGILRLGSGAWEGPFTFASRFESGPGTNPEELIGAAQAGCFSMFLSALLTKEGFVPDSIRTTAKVHLGEGPSITLIELSCEAQVPGITTERFAQLAGDAKNNCPVSKALAGPEITLAAALLP; from the coding sequence ATGGCTGTTCGTTCATCATCTGCGGAATGGAAGGGAACCCTGAAGGAGGGGGAAGGAATCCTGCGTCTTGGAAGCGGCGCCTGGGAGGGCCCCTTCACCTTTGCGTCACGTTTTGAGAGCGGACCGGGCACCAATCCCGAGGAGTTGATCGGCGCCGCCCAGGCGGGCTGTTTTTCGATGTTTCTCTCGGCCCTGTTGACCAAGGAGGGCTTTGTCCCCGACTCCATCCGCACCACCGCCAAAGTGCATCTCGGGGAAGGTCCCTCGATCACCCTCATCGAATTGAGCTGCGAAGCGCAGGTGCCCGGGATCACTACGGAGCGTTTTGCGCAGCTGGCCGGGGATGCCAAAAACAACTGCCCGGTCTCCAAAGCTCTGGCGGGTCCGGAAATCACGCTGGCAGCCGCACTGCTCCCCTGA